In Deinococcus proteolyticus MRP, a single genomic region encodes these proteins:
- the gyrA gene encoding DNA gyrase subunit A codes for MTGIQPVDITSEVKTNFINYAMNVIVDRALPDVRDGLKPVQRRIMYAMMLEGLYANHKHAKSASVVGEVMKKYHPHGDSSIYDAMVRLGQWWNMRYPMVHPQGNFGSIDGDPPAAMRYTEARMTRLAEELLADLEKETIVMKPNYDETTEEPSVLPAAVPNLLINGASGIAVGMATNIPPHNLTEICNGLLALIDQPNMTLLDMMEHVQGPDFPTGGRISKQGIQDAYTTGHASLKVRGKARIEEKNNRSQIIISEIPYQVNKTNLIQTISAMYKAGKIPDISALRDESDRKEPVRIVIELKRGAIPTLVLNQLYKYTQLQSTFTVINLSIVNGEPRVLPLIDTMRYFLDHRRDVVTRRTQYELRKAEERAHILEGLIKALGHIDEVIALIRGSNTGAEARDALMARFELSEPQAQAILDMRLQRLVGLEREKLMSEFDELQTLIGKLRAILGDEKLLWREIKKEIREIRDRYGDERRSTISALEEDISKEDLIAVEDMVITMTEAGYLKRTTLDAYRAQSRGGRGSRGGKLREEDVNTRVFVGSTHDYMLFFTDQGRLFHEKIYDLPEAARDAKGSHIRNLLPSLRDDENIASVQSIRGFEEEGSFVFATKNGMVKRTLITDYGNITSAGLIAINLQEDDELISVGIVKNGSDIVLATRGGKAMRFAADEVRDTGRATQGVIGIRLKGDDRVVSMALVPADTESELLAISEHGLGKRTPVSDYPSKGRGGQGVITLDVTEKTGRLVTLARVDGGEELMVLTQGGLVIRTRVEEVRVTGRNAQGVKVINLSDKDRVISAFPIRKEDEL; via the coding sequence ATGACCGGAATCCAACCTGTGGACATTACGTCCGAAGTCAAGACCAATTTCATCAACTACGCCATGAACGTGATTGTGGACCGCGCACTGCCCGACGTGCGCGACGGCCTCAAGCCCGTGCAGCGCCGCATCATGTACGCGATGATGCTTGAAGGCCTCTACGCCAACCACAAGCACGCCAAGTCGGCCAGCGTGGTGGGCGAAGTGATGAAAAAGTATCACCCCCACGGCGACTCCTCGATTTACGACGCGATGGTGCGCCTGGGCCAGTGGTGGAACATGCGCTACCCGATGGTGCATCCGCAGGGCAACTTCGGGTCCATTGACGGCGACCCGCCCGCCGCCATGCGCTACACCGAAGCCCGCATGACCCGACTGGCCGAAGAACTGCTGGCCGACTTGGAAAAAGAAACCATCGTCATGAAGCCCAACTATGACGAGACCACCGAGGAGCCCAGCGTGCTGCCGGCCGCCGTGCCGAACCTGCTGATCAACGGGGCCTCGGGCATCGCCGTGGGCATGGCGACCAACATCCCCCCGCACAACCTCACTGAAATCTGCAACGGTCTGCTGGCCCTGATTGACCAGCCGAACATGACCCTGCTGGACATGATGGAGCACGTGCAGGGACCGGACTTCCCAACCGGCGGGCGTATCTCCAAGCAGGGCATTCAGGACGCCTACACCACCGGGCACGCCAGCCTCAAGGTGCGCGGCAAGGCCCGCATCGAAGAGAAGAACAACCGCTCGCAAATCATCATCTCCGAGATTCCTTATCAGGTGAACAAGACCAACCTGATTCAGACCATCTCGGCCATGTACAAGGCGGGCAAGATTCCCGACATCTCGGCCCTGCGTGACGAATCGGACCGCAAAGAGCCGGTGCGCATCGTGATCGAGCTCAAGCGCGGCGCGATTCCTACCCTGGTCCTGAACCAGCTGTACAAGTACACCCAGCTGCAAAGCACCTTTACGGTCATCAACCTCAGCATCGTGAATGGTGAGCCACGGGTGCTGCCCCTGATCGACACCATGCGCTACTTCCTGGACCACCGCCGCGACGTGGTGACCCGCCGGACCCAGTACGAGCTGCGCAAGGCCGAGGAGCGCGCCCACATCCTGGAAGGTCTAATCAAGGCGCTGGGACACATCGACGAGGTGATTGCTCTGATTCGCGGCAGCAACACCGGTGCCGAGGCCCGCGACGCGCTGATGGCCCGTTTCGAGCTGAGCGAACCGCAGGCCCAGGCGATTCTGGACATGCGCCTGCAGCGCCTGGTGGGCCTGGAGCGCGAGAAGCTGATGAGCGAATTCGACGAGCTGCAGACCCTGATCGGCAAGCTGCGCGCCATCCTGGGCGACGAAAAACTGCTGTGGCGCGAGATCAAAAAGGAAATCCGCGAGATTCGTGACCGCTACGGCGACGAGCGGCGCTCGACCATCTCGGCGCTGGAAGAGGACATCTCCAAGGAAGACCTGATTGCTGTGGAGGACATGGTGATCACCATGACCGAAGCCGGATACCTTAAGCGCACCACGCTGGACGCCTACCGTGCCCAGTCGCGCGGAGGACGCGGCTCACGCGGCGGCAAGCTGCGCGAGGAAGACGTGAATACCCGCGTATTCGTGGGCTCCACACACGACTACATGCTGTTCTTTACGGACCAGGGCCGGCTGTTCCACGAGAAAATCTACGACCTGCCCGAAGCCGCCCGTGACGCCAAAGGCTCGCATATTCGCAACCTGCTGCCCTCACTGCGCGACGACGAGAACATCGCTTCGGTGCAGAGCATCCGCGGCTTCGAGGAAGAAGGCTCCTTTGTCTTTGCCACCAAGAACGGCATGGTCAAGCGCACCCTGATCACCGACTACGGCAACATCACTTCGGCCGGGCTGATTGCCATCAACCTGCAGGAGGACGACGAGCTGATTTCGGTGGGTATCGTCAAGAACGGCAGCGATATCGTGCTGGCGACCCGTGGCGGTAAGGCCATGCGCTTTGCGGCCGACGAGGTGCGCGACACCGGCCGCGCCACCCAGGGCGTCATCGGGATTCGCCTGAAGGGCGACGACCGGGTGGTCAGCATGGCACTGGTGCCCGCCGACACCGAAAGCGAACTGCTCGCCATCAGTGAGCACGGCCTGGGCAAGCGCACCCCTGTCAGCGATTACCCCAGCAAGGGACGCGGCGGCCAGGGCGTGATTACGCTGGACGTGACCGAAAAGACCGGGCGGCTGGTGACCCTGGCCCGCGTAGACGGCGGCGAGGAACTGATGGTGCTGACCCAGGGCGGCCTGGTGATTCGCACCCGCGTAGAAGAAGTGCGCGTCACCGGCCGCAATGCCCAGGGCGTGAAGGTCATCAACCTGTCCGACAAGGACCGGGTCATCAGCGCCTTCCCTATCCGCAAGGAAGACGAGCTGTAA
- a CDS encoding roadblock/LC7 domain-containing protein, which produces MLNELTQLVADVDGAWAAAIGGLDGLLVEGHSVTEVSLDLLVAEHAGLMRAVSDAYGMVGGGQPRELYIRGETLSVFVQPINAEFFVLLALDGRANLGQARLYARAAAGQLAGEL; this is translated from the coding sequence ATGTTGAACGAACTCACACAACTGGTAGCGGATGTGGACGGTGCCTGGGCAGCCGCCATCGGGGGGTTGGACGGCCTGCTGGTTGAGGGGCACAGCGTCACCGAGGTGAGCCTGGACCTGCTGGTAGCCGAGCATGCGGGGCTGATGCGTGCCGTGAGCGACGCTTACGGCATGGTGGGCGGGGGTCAGCCCCGCGAACTGTACATTCGCGGCGAGACGCTGAGCGTGTTTGTGCAGCCCATCAATGCGGAGTTCTTCGTGCTGCTGGCGCTGGACGGCCGCGCCAATCTGGGACAGGCCCGGCTGTATGCCCGCGCGGCGGCAGGTCAGCTGGCAGGTGAGCTGTAA
- a CDS encoding roadblock/LC7 domain-containing protein, with protein MAPRLDGLRELPGVSAAALVGRDGLPLAALGEGADLLAAELTALRGSLDRLGRRLGVDEVSRLALTTPTLEVVALAQGDYVLGAALVRGIDTSAALQRLAALMDEVQRSLPAAEAGADQAGSVSANAGAAL; from the coding sequence ATGGCTCCGCGTCTGGACGGCCTGCGTGAACTGCCTGGTGTCTCGGCCGCCGCGCTGGTGGGCCGCGACGGCCTGCCGCTGGCCGCGCTGGGTGAGGGAGCCGACCTGCTGGCCGCCGAGCTGACGGCGCTGCGCGGTTCGCTGGACCGCCTGGGCCGCCGCCTGGGCGTGGATGAGGTCTCGCGGCTGGCCCTGACCACCCCCACCCTGGAAGTGGTCGCGCTCGCTCAGGGCGACTACGTTCTGGGGGCCGCCCTGGTCCGCGGCATAGACACCTCCGCCGCTCTGCAGCGCCTGGCCGCGCTGATGGACGAGGTGCAGCGCAGTCTGCCGGCCGCTGAAGCCGGTGCAGACCAAGCAGGCAGCGTCAGTGCGAATGCTGGGGCCGCGCTGTGA
- a CDS encoding roadblock/LC7 domain-containing protein, protein MSAALNTLLEGRGVRSAVLYGAQGEVLGSAGGEDATAGLLTPARAIVQTLEQTLGAQGWNDLLLDLDTGPVLLTPGQDGQVLAVAFDDLSSLGRVRLSVRRALESLAG, encoded by the coding sequence GTGAGCGCCGCGCTGAACACCCTGCTGGAAGGGCGCGGTGTGCGCTCGGCAGTGCTGTACGGCGCACAGGGCGAGGTGCTGGGCTCGGCCGGCGGTGAGGATGCCACCGCCGGCCTGCTGACCCCGGCCCGCGCCATCGTGCAGACGCTGGAACAGACCCTGGGTGCCCAGGGCTGGAACGACCTGCTGCTGGACCTGGACACCGGCCCGGTGTTGCTGACTCCAGGACAGGACGGGCAGGTGCTGGCGGTGGCGTTCGACGATCTGTCCAGCCTGGGCCGTGTGCGCCTGAGCGTGCGGCGGGCGCTGGAAAGCCTGGCAGGCTGA
- a CDS encoding PIG-L deacetylase family protein: MTFSGLSNLNAAGARIMAIFAHPDDEAFAVAGTLAAYAQAGAEITLVCATRGEAGKITDPSMTVSDLGQQREAELRAACAAIGIPAPVMLNYHDSGRFERTRHDDPQALMNVDVLDIEDKLRALIEEHRPHVLITFDPHGGYGHVDHLQMHRAAVGAFFSTGHLPYGGPQRLYYTVFSSEVARHLNMMDSARELEPERYGISEGTAAVRLDVSAYAAQKKAALAAHGTQMGPSSALGRLSPEHREQFEAQMVDQEWFSLGGTRTPIAAFPLPELLSGVDLSR, encoded by the coding sequence ATGACCTTTTCTGGCCTTTCCAATCTGAATGCCGCCGGCGCACGCATCATGGCCATTTTTGCCCATCCCGACGACGAAGCCTTTGCCGTGGCCGGCACCCTGGCCGCCTACGCCCAGGCCGGCGCCGAAATTACCCTGGTCTGCGCCACACGCGGCGAAGCGGGCAAAATCACCGACCCCAGCATGACGGTCAGCGACCTGGGCCAGCAGCGCGAGGCCGAACTGCGGGCCGCCTGCGCCGCCATCGGCATTCCGGCGCCGGTCATGCTGAATTACCACGACTCGGGCCGCTTCGAGCGCACCCGGCATGACGACCCGCAGGCGCTGATGAATGTGGACGTGCTGGATATCGAAGACAAACTGCGCGCCCTGATCGAGGAGCACAGGCCCCACGTCCTCATCACCTTCGACCCGCACGGCGGCTACGGCCACGTGGACCACCTGCAAATGCACCGCGCTGCTGTAGGCGCCTTTTTCTCGACCGGACACCTGCCCTACGGCGGCCCGCAGCGGCTGTACTACACCGTATTTTCCAGCGAGGTGGCCCGCCACCTGAACATGATGGATTCGGCCCGCGAGCTGGAACCCGAGCGCTACGGCATCAGCGAAGGCACGGCGGCCGTGCGGCTGGACGTGTCGGCTTACGCCGCGCAGAAAAAAGCGGCGCTGGCCGCTCACGGCACCCAGATGGGACCGAGCAGTGCCCTGGGCCGCCTCTCGCCCGAGCACCGCGAACAGTTTGAGGCGCAGATGGTGGACCAGGAGTGGTTCTCGCTGGGTGGCACCCGCACGCCTATCGCGGCCTTTCCCCTACCAGAACTGCTCAGCGGCGTTGACCTGAGCCGCTGA
- a CDS encoding ParA family protein: MPRIIAITSEKGGVGKSTLAVHLAGALSERGLETVLIDEDGRVGSSLRWSQRGPGLPFAVLDPDDVKPKRLARLDAVIIDTEGRPRRRDLRELAGRADLILVPSGVSPLELDATQELMGFLGSEPGAARRSMAVLTRVPPVGHAADTAREDLRELGIRVANTAVRQYAAYQKAAEQGVLCRDVRDERAAAAWADLLALSREVI; encoded by the coding sequence ATGCCCAGAATTATTGCCATCACCTCGGAAAAAGGAGGCGTGGGGAAAAGCACGCTGGCCGTTCATCTGGCCGGGGCGCTCAGCGAGCGTGGTCTGGAAACGGTCCTGATTGACGAGGACGGCCGGGTAGGCAGTTCCCTGCGCTGGAGTCAGCGTGGGCCGGGACTGCCGTTTGCGGTGCTGGACCCGGACGACGTCAAGCCCAAGCGGCTGGCACGGCTGGACGCCGTCATCATCGACACCGAGGGCCGCCCGCGCCGCCGCGACCTGCGCGAGCTGGCCGGCCGCGCCGACCTGATTCTGGTGCCCAGTGGGGTTTCGCCGCTGGAGCTGGACGCCACCCAGGAACTGATGGGCTTCCTGGGGTCCGAGCCGGGAGCTGCCCGCCGCAGCATGGCTGTGCTGACCCGCGTGCCGCCAGTCGGCCACGCAGCCGACACCGCCCGCGAGGACCTGCGCGAGCTGGGAATTCGGGTGGCGAACACGGCGGTGCGCCAGTACGCGGCCTACCAGAAAGCCGCTGAGCAGGGCGTGCTGTGCCGCGACGTGCGTGATGAGCGCGCCGCCGCCGCCTGGGCCGACCTGTTGGCCCTGTCGCGAGAGGTGATTTGA
- the gluQRS gene encoding tRNA glutamyl-Q(34) synthetase GluQRS has translation MGPAPAAGIPPVGRYAPSPTGALHLGNIRTALLAWLHSRALGGRHLLRFEDLDTGRVRPWGYDVTRRDLEWLGLDWDAEYRQSERLPLYAAALAQLDTYPCTCTRREIQVAVQEAAGAPHGAEPVYPGTCRPTSDRRPSGAPPPGRPAAERWRVPPERVCVQDCLTHELLCQSLPGEVGDFVLRRGDGAYAYHLAVVVDDAAMGVTDVVRGADLWPATPRQVALQQALGYPQPAYWHVPLMTDYRGERLAKRGGAPSLRDLREAGAATPGRVLADLARSLSWATPPEVSAAELLPLWRTYAGPSRQGAEQAGAMLRP, from the coding sequence ATGGGGCCTGCCCCTGCTGCGGGGATTCCCCCGGTGGGCCGCTACGCCCCCAGTCCCACCGGAGCGCTGCACCTGGGCAATATCCGCACCGCGCTGCTGGCCTGGCTGCACAGCCGCGCTCTGGGCGGGCGGCACCTGCTGCGCTTCGAGGACCTGGACACGGGCCGGGTGCGCCCCTGGGGTTACGACGTGACCCGCCGTGACTTGGAATGGCTGGGCCTGGACTGGGACGCCGAATACCGCCAGTCGGAGCGGCTGCCCCTATATGCGGCAGCACTGGCGCAGCTGGACACCTACCCCTGCACCTGTACCCGGCGCGAGATTCAGGTGGCCGTGCAGGAGGCGGCCGGGGCGCCGCACGGAGCCGAGCCGGTGTATCCCGGCACCTGCCGGCCCACCTCCGACCGGAGGCCCTCTGGTGCTCCGCCCCCCGGACGACCCGCTGCCGAGCGCTGGCGGGTGCCGCCGGAGCGGGTCTGCGTGCAGGATTGCCTGACCCATGAGCTGCTGTGCCAGTCGCTGCCAGGCGAGGTGGGTGATTTCGTGCTGCGGCGGGGCGACGGCGCGTATGCCTACCACCTGGCCGTAGTGGTGGACGACGCGGCAATGGGCGTCACCGACGTGGTGCGCGGCGCGGACCTGTGGCCCGCCACCCCCCGGCAGGTGGCCTTGCAGCAGGCCCTGGGCTATCCGCAGCCCGCCTACTGGCACGTGCCGCTGATGACCGACTACCGGGGCGAGCGCCTGGCCAAGCGGGGAGGGGCGCCCTCGCTGCGTGACCTGCGTGAAGCAGGCGCGGCGACGCCCGGCCGCGTGCTGGCCGACCTGGCCCGCTCACTGAGCTGGGCCACGCCGCCGGAGGTGAGCGCTGCCGAGCTATTGCCGCTGTGGCGCACTTATGCAGGGCCAAGCAGACAGGGAGCAGAGCAAGCCGGCGCTATGCTGCGCCCATGA
- a CDS encoding phage holin family protein has protein sequence MNFLLNLFVSALALYAVSQLYSGVHFAPGAGALDIALAALVLGLVNALIRPVLGLLSLPITLLTLGLFALVLNGLMLWLTAQFTALDVDGLGAAVVGALLLSAVTWVLNAVTGALGAGREHR, from the coding sequence ATGAACTTCCTGCTGAACCTGTTCGTAAGTGCGCTGGCGCTGTACGCCGTCAGCCAGCTGTACAGCGGGGTGCACTTCGCGCCCGGGGCCGGGGCGCTGGACATCGCCCTAGCGGCGCTGGTGCTGGGCCTGGTCAACGCCCTGATTCGCCCGGTGCTGGGCCTACTGTCGCTGCCCATCACATTGCTGACGCTGGGACTGTTCGCGCTGGTCCTGAATGGGTTGATGCTGTGGCTGACCGCCCAGTTCACCGCGCTGGATGTGGACGGGCTGGGTGCAGCCGTGGTGGGTGCCCTGCTGCTGAGTGCCGTGACCTGGGTGCTGAATGCCGTGACCGGCGCGCTCGGCGCAGGCAGGGAGCACCGCTGA
- the panC gene encoding pantoate--beta-alanine ligase codes for MPALQTVTTPAELRSALAEARRQGQSVGLVPTMGFLHEGHATLIRRSAAENALTVVSVFVNPTQFAPTEDLAAYPRDLARDQTVAQEAGAALLFHPQPQDMYPPGHATSVSVAGLSTRVEGASRPGHFDGVATVVLKLLNLVQPTRAYFGEKDWQQLAVVRRMAADLFLNTEVVGVPTVRAQSGLALSSRNSYLSAERQAQAAVVSRALRAVQAAYAGGEQDAQALLAAGHAVLAQEPVDLDYLHLLDAELQPLQGQLTPQQAAQARLVFAGRLHAVRLIDNMPLVPGEQVQQGPTPGAPL; via the coding sequence ATGCCCGCTCTGCAGACTGTGACCACTCCCGCCGAACTGCGCTCCGCTCTGGCTGAAGCGCGCCGCCAGGGCCAGAGCGTGGGGCTGGTGCCCACCATGGGCTTCCTGCACGAGGGGCACGCCACGCTTATCCGCCGCTCGGCCGCCGAGAACGCTCTGACCGTGGTCAGCGTATTCGTGAACCCCACCCAGTTCGCCCCCACCGAGGACCTGGCGGCCTATCCCCGTGACCTGGCCCGCGACCAAACGGTGGCGCAGGAAGCCGGCGCAGCGCTGCTGTTTCATCCGCAGCCGCAGGACATGTACCCCCCAGGCCACGCCACCTCGGTCAGTGTGGCGGGGCTCAGTACACGGGTAGAGGGTGCTTCGCGGCCCGGCCACTTTGACGGGGTGGCAACCGTGGTGCTCAAGCTGCTGAATCTGGTGCAGCCCACCCGCGCCTATTTCGGGGAAAAGGACTGGCAGCAACTGGCGGTGGTGCGCCGCATGGCTGCCGACCTTTTTCTGAATACGGAAGTGGTGGGTGTGCCCACCGTGCGGGCGCAGAGCGGACTGGCACTCAGCAGCCGCAACAGCTACCTCAGCGCTGAGAGGCAGGCTCAGGCGGCTGTCGTTTCGCGGGCGCTGCGGGCCGTTCAGGCCGCCTATGCGGGCGGTGAACAGGACGCGCAGGCGCTGCTCGCGGCCGGCCACGCCGTGCTGGCGCAGGAGCCGGTGGACCTTGACTATCTGCACCTGCTGGACGCCGAACTGCAGCCGCTGCAAGGCCAGCTGACCCCCCAGCAGGCGGCCCAGGCCCGGCTGGTGTTTGCAGGGCGCCTGCACGCGGTCCGCCTGATTGACAATATGCCGCTGGTGCCGGGGGAACAGGTGCAGCAGGGGCCGACTCCAGGTGCTCCTCTTTGA
- a CDS encoding type IV pilus twitching motility protein PilT has product MRIDELLIEMINAGASDVHLQAGSPPMGRIHGELVQFGSKVLRPDDTAAYAQALLSAVQWEDFEFRNELDSAYSLAGHGRFRVNVFRQRGSVGIVMRVVRDQIPDFETLGLPETVMRAMAESPRGLILVTGPTGSGKSTTLASVVDHINRTYAKHIITVEDPIEIMHRNRKSIVVQREVGVDTRDFRTALKYAMRQDPDVIMIGEMRDKETVEAALTAAQTGHLVLSTLHTQDALRTINRIIDFFQPHERGEIRTLFAESLVGIVSQRLLRRADGKGRALGTEILLSTPLVVESIKDEDKTPLIKDAMLEDNLRGMVTFDKHLAQLYMQGIISMEEGLEAATSPHEFKLLITKADYEAEQAGGEEPMQVRSSSFGRQGGASTSSTSFGRR; this is encoded by the coding sequence ATTCGAATTGATGAGCTGCTGATAGAGATGATCAATGCCGGTGCCAGCGATGTGCACCTGCAAGCCGGAAGCCCCCCGATGGGCCGCATTCATGGGGAACTGGTTCAGTTTGGGTCCAAGGTGCTGCGCCCTGACGACACCGCCGCCTACGCCCAGGCCCTGCTCAGCGCAGTGCAGTGGGAAGATTTCGAGTTCCGCAACGAGCTGGACTCGGCCTACAGCCTGGCGGGGCACGGGCGCTTCCGGGTCAACGTCTTCCGGCAGCGCGGCTCGGTGGGCATCGTGATGCGGGTGGTGCGCGACCAGATTCCCGACTTCGAGACGCTGGGCCTGCCCGAAACGGTGATGCGGGCGATGGCCGAGTCTCCGCGTGGCCTGATTCTGGTGACCGGCCCCACCGGCTCTGGCAAGAGCACCACCCTGGCCAGCGTGGTGGACCACATCAACCGCACCTACGCCAAGCACATCATCACGGTGGAAGACCCTATCGAAATCATGCACCGCAACCGCAAATCCATCGTGGTGCAGCGTGAAGTGGGCGTGGATACCCGCGATTTCCGCACCGCGCTCAAGTACGCCATGCGCCAGGACCCCGACGTCATCATGATTGGCGAGATGCGCGACAAGGAAACGGTCGAAGCGGCCCTGACAGCGGCCCAGACCGGGCACCTGGTCCTCAGTACGCTGCATACCCAAGACGCCCTACGCACCATCAACCGCATCATCGACTTTTTCCAGCCGCATGAGCGCGGCGAAATCCGTACCCTGTTCGCCGAGTCGCTGGTGGGCATCGTGTCGCAGCGCCTGCTGCGCCGCGCAGACGGCAAAGGCCGCGCACTGGGCACCGAAATTTTGCTGAGCACGCCGCTGGTGGTCGAATCCATCAAGGACGAGGACAAGACTCCGCTGATCAAGGACGCCATGCTGGAAGACAACCTGCGCGGCATGGTGACCTTCGACAAGCATCTGGCGCAGCTGTACATGCAGGGCATCATCAGTATGGAAGAGGGCCTGGAAGCGGCCACCAGCCCGCACGAATTCAAGCTGCTGATCACCAAGGCCGACTACGAGGCCGAGCAGGCCGGCGGAGAAGAGCCTATGCAGGTGCGGAGCAGCAGTTTCGGCCGCCAGGGGGGCGCCTCCACTTCCTCCACTTCCTTTGGCCGGCGCTGA
- the greA gene encoding transcription elongation factor GreA has protein sequence MTGPKISITQRGYDRLKETLHHLKTTRREQISENMGRAIEDGDLRESAAYDEARMEQSENEARIRDLEDQLERAVIVEEDAGGGAGLGAKVKVRSGKTERTFELVGTFEADVRAGKVSDASPIGQALLGAREGAKVKVPGPKGDMEFEVLEVTYE, from the coding sequence ATGACAGGACCCAAAATTTCGATTACCCAGCGCGGTTACGACCGCCTCAAAGAAACCCTGCACCACCTCAAGACCACCCGCCGTGAGCAGATCAGCGAGAACATGGGCCGCGCCATTGAGGACGGAGACCTGCGTGAAAGTGCCGCCTACGACGAGGCCCGCATGGAGCAGAGCGAAAACGAGGCCCGTATCCGCGACCTGGAAGACCAGCTGGAACGCGCCGTCATCGTGGAAGAAGATGCCGGCGGCGGTGCCGGCCTGGGTGCCAAGGTCAAGGTCCGCAGCGGCAAGACCGAGCGCACCTTCGAGCTGGTGGGCACTTTCGAGGCCGACGTGCGGGCCGGCAAGGTCAGCGACGCCAGCCCCATCGGCCAGGCGCTGCTGGGAGCCCGTGAAGGTGCCAAGGTGAAAGTGCCCGGCCCCAAGGGCGACATGGAATTCGAGGTGCTGGAAGTCACCTACGAGTAA
- the malQ gene encoding 4-alpha-glucanotransferase produces the protein MTQTPAPDNLTDRSLSEWPRSSGVLLHPTSLPGPYGTGELGQEARQWVDWLQQAGQTYWQILPLGPTGHGNSPYQTLGAFAGNPLMVSLGELLEWGLLTAEDLQGAPHHPERVDFDAQTVWRSELLWTAYRRFQAGEGQVDAGEFVAYKAAQAGWLDNYALFRALKEVHGGAAWFQWPAEYRRRDQAALTRFQQENFGVVEHIRFIQFLFEKQWQALRAYAGERGVQIVGDLPIFVALDSSDVWAHQDLFALDEQGSPEVQAGVPPDYFAEEGQLWGNPLYRWDRMQAQGFDWWVARFARSRELYDLIRVDHFRGFEAYWEVPYPAENAMGGHWVPAPGRELLAEVRRRLGDLPIIAEDLGVITPEVEELRDEFELPGMVVLQFAFSDEDFWNSPFYPANIVRNRVVYTGTHDNDTTLGWWRTATELERHHFRSFTSSDPTEDEVTWRMLGIAWHSRAHVAIAPLQDLLNLGTDARMNVPGSATGHWGWRTEAAALTPELAARLRELTEESGRLAGRAQAAD, from the coding sequence ATGACCCAGACCCCTGCCCCCGACAACCTCACAGACCGCTCCCTGTCCGAGTGGCCGCGTTCTAGCGGCGTGCTGCTGCACCCCACCTCTTTGCCCGGTCCTTATGGCACCGGCGAACTGGGCCAGGAAGCCCGGCAGTGGGTGGACTGGCTGCAGCAGGCTGGACAGACCTACTGGCAGATTCTGCCGCTGGGGCCAACTGGGCACGGCAACAGCCCCTACCAGACGCTGGGCGCGTTCGCCGGCAACCCGCTGATGGTCAGTCTGGGCGAGCTGCTGGAGTGGGGCCTGCTCACTGCTGAGGACCTGCAAGGCGCGCCACATCATCCCGAGCGGGTGGATTTCGATGCCCAGACCGTTTGGCGCAGCGAGCTGCTGTGGACCGCTTACCGCCGCTTTCAGGCGGGAGAGGGACAGGTGGACGCCGGGGAATTCGTAGCCTACAAGGCGGCCCAGGCCGGCTGGCTGGACAACTACGCGCTGTTCCGGGCCCTCAAGGAAGTGCACGGTGGAGCGGCCTGGTTCCAGTGGCCGGCCGAGTACCGCCGCCGTGACCAAGCCGCGCTGACCCGCTTTCAGCAGGAGAACTTCGGTGTGGTGGAGCACATCCGCTTTATCCAGTTCCTGTTTGAAAAGCAGTGGCAGGCGCTGCGGGCCTACGCCGGTGAGCGGGGCGTGCAGATTGTGGGCGACCTGCCCATTTTCGTGGCGCTGGATTCGTCCGATGTCTGGGCGCACCAGGACCTGTTCGCGCTGGACGAGCAGGGCAGCCCCGAGGTGCAGGCCGGCGTGCCGCCCGACTACTTTGCCGAAGAGGGTCAGCTGTGGGGCAATCCCCTTTACCGCTGGGACCGCATGCAGGCGCAGGGCTTCGACTGGTGGGTGGCGCGCTTTGCCCGCAGCCGCGAGCTGTACGACCTAATTCGGGTGGACCACTTCCGGGGCTTCGAGGCCTACTGGGAAGTGCCGTATCCGGCCGAAAACGCGATGGGTGGCCACTGGGTGCCCGCCCCGGGCCGCGAACTGCTGGCCGAGGTGCGCCGCCGCCTGGGCGACCTGCCTATCATCGCCGAGGACCTGGGCGTGATTACCCCCGAGGTGGAGGAGCTGCGTGACGAATTCGAGCTGCCGGGCATGGTGGTGCTGCAGTTCGCCTTTTCCGACGAGGACTTCTGGAACAGCCCCTTTTATCCGGCCAATATTGTACGCAACCGGGTGGTGTACACCGGCACCCACGACAACGACACCACGCTGGGCTGGTGGCGCACGGCTACTGAGCTGGAACGGCACCATTTCCGCTCCTTTACCAGCTCCGACCCTACCGAGGACGAGGTGACCTGGCGGATGCTGGGCATCGCCTGGCACAGCCGCGCCCACGTGGCCATCGCCCCCCTGCAGGACCTGCTGAACCTGGGCACCGACGCCCGCATGAACGTGCCAGGGAGCGCCACCGGTCACTGGGGCTGGCGGACAGAGGCCGCTGCACTGACGCCGGAGCTGGCGGCACGCCTGCGCGAACTGACCGAGGAATCCGGACGCCTGGCTGGGCGGGCACAGGCGGCTGACTGA